A portion of the Natronococcus sp. AD-5 genome contains these proteins:
- a CDS encoding ABC transporter ATP-binding protein, whose amino-acid sequence MGVIKVDGLAKSYGAVRAVDGMEFRVERGELFGFLGPNGAGKTTTIRALTGQIEPDEGTVRVLETDPVAEPIETRRRVGILPEQESPPSFLTPREFLAFVGRVRDLEPATVEERTAIWAERLGFESKLETLHTDLSRGQQQKVMIAQAFLHEPDVVFIDEPLANLDPLVQEQVKRFLVAYAADDNAVFVSTHNIEVAEEICTRVGIVADGRIVTERSLEATDETLLEVVLEHVEDEAVRDTPAVGRVEP is encoded by the coding sequence ATGGGTGTCATCAAGGTAGACGGACTCGCGAAGTCCTACGGCGCGGTCCGCGCGGTAGACGGCATGGAATTTCGCGTCGAGCGCGGCGAACTGTTCGGCTTTCTCGGCCCGAACGGGGCCGGCAAGACGACGACGATCCGGGCGCTGACCGGGCAGATCGAGCCCGACGAGGGGACCGTCCGCGTCCTCGAGACGGATCCGGTCGCGGAGCCGATCGAGACGCGACGCCGGGTCGGCATCCTGCCGGAACAGGAGTCGCCGCCGAGCTTTCTCACCCCGCGGGAGTTCCTCGCGTTCGTCGGCCGGGTTCGCGACCTCGAGCCCGCGACCGTCGAGGAGCGGACCGCGATCTGGGCGGAACGGCTCGGCTTCGAGAGCAAGCTCGAGACGCTGCACACGGATCTCTCTCGAGGACAACAGCAGAAGGTGATGATCGCCCAGGCGTTCCTCCACGAGCCCGACGTCGTCTTCATCGACGAGCCGCTGGCGAACCTCGATCCGCTCGTCCAGGAGCAGGTCAAGCGGTTTCTCGTCGCTTACGCGGCCGACGACAACGCGGTGTTCGTCTCGACGCACAACATCGAGGTCGCCGAGGAGATCTGCACGCGCGTCGGGATCGTCGCCGACGGTCGGATCGTGACCGAGCGGTCGCTCGAGGCGACCGACGAGACCCTGCTCGAGGTGGTTCTCGAGCACGTCGAGGACGAGGCCGTTCGCGATACCCCGGCGGTCGGTCGAGTCGAACCATGA
- a CDS encoding DUF1059 domain-containing protein encodes MTDAHKLDCEAAEADCRFIVQSENEKEALELARNHMQDVHGQDFSDDELREEYLQVV; translated from the coding sequence ATGACAGACGCACACAAGCTCGACTGTGAGGCGGCGGAGGCCGACTGCCGGTTCATCGTCCAGTCGGAGAACGAAAAAGAAGCGCTCGAACTGGCCAGAAACCACATGCAGGACGTTCACGGGCAAGATTTCTCGGACGACGAACTCCGGGAAGAGTACCTGCAAGTCGTGTAA
- a CDS encoding 2-dehydropantoate 2-reductase, whose amino-acid sequence MKIAIYGAGGVGGYFGGRLAQAGADVRLVARGDHLDALRREGLRVKSVYGDFEVELPATDDPASIGPCDYVLFTVKAFDTTEAARELGPLLHDGTSVISLQNGLDNEEKLAAVIGADHVVSGAAYIFSTIGEPGVIEHTGGPTSITYGEMDGTRSDRAERFLEWCERADGMEADLSEGIRAVLWEKAAFICAQAGMTAAVRLPVGEIRDTRESWDMYRRIIEEVCSVGRATGVELPDGTVARWMEFADELDADSYSSLHYDMTRDKPMELEALHGTVVRRGRENEVAVPMSEAVYAILRPWAVRNRK is encoded by the coding sequence ATGAAGATCGCTATCTACGGTGCAGGTGGAGTGGGCGGGTACTTCGGTGGCCGCCTCGCGCAGGCCGGAGCCGACGTCCGCCTCGTTGCGCGGGGCGACCACCTCGACGCGCTCCGCCGGGAGGGCCTTCGTGTCAAAAGCGTCTACGGTGATTTCGAGGTCGAGCTGCCGGCAACCGACGACCCCGCGTCGATCGGCCCGTGCGACTACGTCCTGTTCACCGTGAAAGCCTTCGACACTACCGAGGCCGCCCGAGAGCTGGGTCCGTTACTCCACGACGGGACGTCCGTCATCTCGCTCCAGAACGGCCTCGACAACGAGGAGAAGCTCGCCGCCGTGATCGGCGCCGATCACGTCGTGAGCGGTGCTGCGTACATCTTCTCGACGATCGGTGAGCCGGGAGTGATCGAGCATACGGGCGGACCGACCAGCATCACCTACGGCGAGATGGACGGCACACGTAGCGACCGGGCGGAGCGCTTCCTGGAGTGGTGTGAGCGCGCCGACGGGATGGAAGCGGACCTCTCGGAGGGGATTCGGGCAGTCCTCTGGGAGAAGGCCGCGTTCATCTGTGCCCAAGCCGGAATGACCGCAGCCGTCCGTCTTCCGGTAGGTGAGATCCGAGACACGCGGGAATCGTGGGACATGTACCGACGAATCATCGAGGAGGTGTGCAGTGTCGGTCGGGCTACCGGTGTCGAGTTACCGGACGGAACGGTGGCTCGGTGGATGGAGTTCGCCGACGAACTCGACGCCGATTCGTATTCCTCTCTTCACTACGATATGACCCGCGACAAACCCATGGAACTCGAGGCGCTTCACGGAACGGTCGTTCGGCGAGGCCGAGAGAACGAAGTCGCGGTTCCGATGAGTGAAGCCGTCTATGCGATCCTCCGTCCGTGGGCGGTACGCAACCGAAAATAA
- a CDS encoding cobyric acid synthase has protein sequence MSRTLLVAGTASHVGKSTVVAGLCRHLSDRGASVTPFKAQNMSNNARVVVRADADDESRSRVTSTADGDAGRGRASDEADTTGDAVDRWGEIGVSQFVQARAARVTPTTDCNPVLLKPRGDGESQLVVQGRAREHVPAGSYYEEYWDEARRAAESSYRRLAADHEVIVAEGAGSIAEINLHDRDLANLETARFADADVLLLVDIERGGAFASLYGTIELLPDDIRERVVGAVVTKFRGDPSLLEPGIDEIESRTGVPILGVLPYDDPGLPEEDSVGLPGPEERGVIGDDDGVPDGRRLTIGVPRLPRISNATDLEALAAEPGVAVEYVPLEGSDRGDPLANADAVVLPGTKNTVDDLRALREAPIGRALEAFSGPVVGVCGGYQLLGERITNASLEGTGGTDVVEGLGLLPVETRFEPEKRLERTAVSVDGAASPLLAAADGATARGYEIHAGRTRALESVDRPLGDASAARGRVLGTYLHGLFDNEVVRAAFLEHVAASAGLDRSTSGNGSGALADAEAPADRAARLVRERVSLEALGEPYR, from the coding sequence ATGAGCCGGACCCTTCTCGTCGCCGGGACCGCGAGCCACGTCGGCAAGTCGACCGTCGTCGCGGGGCTCTGCCGACACCTGTCGGATCGAGGCGCCTCGGTCACGCCGTTCAAGGCCCAGAACATGAGCAACAACGCTCGCGTCGTCGTCCGTGCGGATGCGGACGACGAGAGCCGGAGCCGGGTAACCAGCACCGCGGACGGCGACGCGGGGCGGGGCCGAGCGAGCGACGAGGCCGATACGACGGGCGACGCGGTCGATCGGTGGGGCGAGATCGGCGTCTCCCAGTTCGTCCAGGCTCGAGCCGCCCGCGTGACGCCGACGACCGACTGCAACCCGGTGTTGCTGAAACCGCGCGGCGACGGGGAGAGCCAGCTCGTGGTCCAGGGCCGGGCCCGCGAGCACGTTCCCGCCGGCAGCTACTACGAGGAGTACTGGGACGAGGCGCGCCGCGCCGCCGAATCGTCCTACCGCCGGCTGGCCGCCGACCACGAGGTGATCGTCGCCGAGGGCGCGGGGAGCATCGCCGAGATCAACCTTCACGACCGCGACCTCGCGAACCTCGAGACGGCCCGCTTCGCCGACGCCGACGTGCTGTTACTCGTCGACATCGAGCGCGGCGGGGCGTTCGCGAGCCTCTACGGGACGATCGAACTCCTCCCCGACGACATCCGCGAGCGGGTCGTCGGGGCCGTCGTTACCAAGTTCCGCGGCGATCCGTCGCTGCTCGAGCCGGGCATCGACGAGATCGAGTCCCGGACCGGCGTCCCGATCCTCGGCGTCCTGCCGTACGACGATCCCGGCCTCCCCGAGGAGGACAGCGTCGGGCTCCCCGGCCCCGAGGAGCGCGGCGTGATCGGCGACGACGACGGCGTTCCCGACGGTCGGCGCCTGACGATCGGAGTGCCGCGGCTACCGCGCATCTCGAACGCGACCGACCTCGAGGCCCTCGCCGCCGAGCCGGGGGTCGCGGTCGAGTACGTCCCGCTCGAGGGGAGCGACCGCGGCGATCCGCTCGCGAACGCGGACGCGGTCGTCCTCCCGGGGACGAAGAACACGGTCGACGACCTGCGCGCGCTCCGCGAGGCGCCGATCGGGAGGGCGCTCGAGGCGTTTTCTGGCCCCGTCGTCGGGGTCTGCGGCGGCTATCAGTTACTCGGCGAGCGGATCACCAACGCCTCGCTCGAGGGCACCGGCGGGACCGACGTCGTCGAGGGGCTAGGCCTGCTGCCGGTCGAGACGCGGTTCGAGCCGGAGAAACGTCTCGAGCGAACCGCCGTCTCGGTCGACGGGGCGGCGTCGCCCCTGCTCGCGGCGGCCGACGGCGCTACTGCTCGCGGCTACGAGATCCACGCCGGCCGGACGCGGGCGCTCGAGTCGGTCGATCGGCCGCTCGGCGACGCGAGCGCGGCCCGCGGGCGGGTGCTCGGTACGTACCTCCACGGCTTGTTCGACAACGAGGTCGTCCGGGCGGCGTTTCTCGAGCACGTCGCGGCGTCGGCGGGGCTCGACCGATCGACGTCCGGCAACGGTTCCGGCGCGCTCGCGGACGCGGAGGCGCCGGCGGATCGCGCCGCCCGGCTGGTTCGCGAGCGCGTCTCGCTCGAGGCGCTCGGAGAGCCGTACCGGTGA
- a CDS encoding CopG family transcriptional regulator produces the protein MAKDTVRYPDEVVEKIDALVDDGMFESKSEFYRFSAEYVLTLVDPEHEVKTFNFEEIKSELDIPEEVHANALGADGGTFFLDAVITVRKQGLRGNYEAAERFIDSHYDPTDQECIILEELLGTYRDGGS, from the coding sequence ATGGCGAAAGATACCGTCAGATATCCCGACGAGGTCGTCGAAAAGATCGATGCACTCGTCGACGACGGTATGTTCGAGAGCAAATCCGAGTTCTACCGATTCTCCGCGGAGTACGTTCTCACGCTGGTCGACCCGGAACACGAAGTGAAGACCTTCAACTTCGAGGAGATCAAGTCCGAACTCGACATCCCCGAGGAGGTCCACGCGAACGCGCTGGGTGCCGACGGTGGAACGTTCTTCCTGGACGCCGTCATCACCGTTCGCAAACAGGGGCTTCGGGGAAATTACGAGGCCGCAGAGCGATTCATCGACAGTCACTACGATCCGACGGACCAGGAGTGTATCATCCTCGAGGAACTGCTCGGTACCTACCGGGACGGCGGCTCGTAG
- a CDS encoding MTH865 family protein yields the protein MADETELRDQMIEAFEGADYPISSPMDLVPALPNGPGTKFESGDFSMTAMELNTKTSGGDFPYEDPETFVDDIIEDLKEQGEL from the coding sequence ATGGCAGACGAAACAGAACTCCGCGACCAGATGATCGAAGCGTTCGAGGGCGCCGATTATCCGATCTCGAGTCCGATGGACCTCGTCCCGGCACTGCCGAACGGGCCGGGAACGAAGTTCGAGTCGGGTGACTTCTCCATGACGGCCATGGAACTCAACACCAAGACGTCCGGCGGAGACTTCCCCTACGAGGACCCCGAGACGTTCGTCGACGACATCATCGAGGACCTGAAAGAACAGGGCGAACTCTAA
- a CDS encoding bacterio-opsin activator domain-containing protein, with protein MEHVNRNGGVVLITEHGEGKLSAAIEGASSLDVRLVSLDRAVDVVGNSLAESTNADATIDTATAGKPSGVVLELDQPSAIRSVVARVKADLPGVPTIVVPQEGSERAAAAALRAGANEYVPTDEAERAADRIVEAVAAAPSGSTTEASAEYHRILANELPDEAFVISEDGTYLEAKIRPGSASLYTVSAEELVGNRIQDAFPDDVAARLLSCLERAIETSDVQSVEYGADTTEGRRRFEARVVPIEERIEGRRAVVWLARDITERAKRERQLQLRQDRLETLNRINQVVRQVIETLVEAPTQGTIERKVCDQLVESELYCASWIAERIGEGQLSYRTGAGKAETVLETVESRSFEGAHPARCAVERGEIRTVNDVHESELIPDELQDAAREDNVDAAIAVPISHGDTIYGVLCVLASRNDAFTESEQNGFQLLGETIGFTISAVKNRQLLFSDSVLELEFRIDNGETFSFDLSTKYDCTCSLEWAGSTVDGRIFQYVTVEGIDGETVLEEASTHDSVEECRLIHDGTDQCTIEIRLTESGVRTLANHGATIRDVTVEDGVGHLLVEVPRDADVREIAEALKFVYEDTELEARREVDHPVRTAVERRKRVLDQLTERQLTTLRLAYYGGFFDWPRESTGEDIAEAMDVSPPTMHQHLRKGMKTVLGEFFEESSGTM; from the coding sequence ATGGAACATGTGAATCGAAACGGGGGCGTCGTCTTGATCACGGAGCACGGAGAGGGAAAACTGTCGGCGGCGATCGAGGGCGCGTCGTCGCTGGACGTTCGGCTGGTGTCGCTCGACCGCGCGGTCGACGTCGTCGGCAACTCGCTCGCGGAGAGTACGAACGCGGACGCGACGATCGATACCGCGACCGCCGGGAAGCCGAGCGGCGTCGTTCTCGAACTCGATCAGCCGTCGGCGATCCGGTCCGTCGTGGCGCGCGTCAAGGCGGATCTCCCCGGCGTTCCGACGATCGTCGTCCCGCAAGAGGGGAGCGAACGGGCCGCGGCGGCCGCGCTGCGGGCGGGAGCGAACGAGTACGTGCCGACGGACGAGGCGGAGCGTGCCGCCGACCGGATCGTCGAAGCGGTCGCGGCCGCGCCGTCCGGGTCGACGACCGAAGCGTCGGCGGAGTACCACCGCATTCTGGCGAACGAACTTCCCGACGAGGCGTTCGTCATCAGCGAGGACGGGACCTACCTCGAGGCGAAGATTCGGCCCGGTTCGGCCTCGCTCTATACGGTCTCCGCCGAAGAACTCGTCGGAAATCGGATCCAGGACGCCTTCCCCGACGACGTCGCCGCGAGGCTCCTGTCGTGTCTCGAACGGGCGATCGAAACGAGCGACGTCCAGTCCGTCGAGTACGGTGCGGACACGACCGAGGGCCGGCGGCGGTTCGAAGCGCGCGTCGTTCCGATCGAGGAGCGAATCGAGGGCCGTCGCGCCGTCGTCTGGCTGGCCCGGGACATCACCGAACGGGCGAAGCGCGAGCGCCAACTCCAGTTACGGCAGGATCGACTCGAGACGCTCAACCGAATTAACCAGGTCGTCCGTCAGGTGATCGAGACGCTCGTCGAGGCGCCGACGCAGGGCACCATCGAGCGGAAAGTCTGCGACCAGCTCGTCGAGTCGGAACTGTACTGCGCGTCGTGGATCGCCGAGCGAATCGGCGAGGGGCAGCTCTCCTACCGAACCGGGGCCGGGAAAGCCGAGACGGTTCTCGAGACCGTCGAGAGCCGTTCATTCGAAGGGGCACATCCGGCCCGGTGTGCCGTCGAGCGCGGCGAGATTCGGACGGTAAACGACGTCCACGAGTCCGAATTGATACCCGACGAGTTGCAGGATGCAGCCCGGGAGGACAACGTCGACGCCGCGATCGCCGTTCCGATCAGTCACGGGGATACGATCTACGGCGTGCTCTGCGTGCTCGCGAGCCGCAACGACGCCTTCACCGAGAGCGAGCAGAACGGCTTTCAGCTGCTCGGCGAGACGATCGGGTTCACGATCAGCGCCGTGAAGAACCGGCAACTGCTCTTCTCGGACAGCGTTCTCGAACTCGAATTCCGTATCGACAACGGAGAGACGTTCTCATTCGATCTTTCGACGAAGTACGACTGTACGTGCTCGCTCGAGTGGGCGGGATCGACCGTCGACGGCCGCATCTTCCAGTACGTGACCGTCGAGGGGATCGACGGCGAGACGGTGCTCGAGGAAGCCTCGACGCACGACTCCGTCGAAGAGTGTCGGCTCATTCACGACGGAACCGACCAGTGTACGATCGAGATCCGGCTCACCGAATCGGGCGTCCGTACGCTCGCCAACCACGGCGCGACGATCAGAGACGTGACGGTCGAAGACGGCGTCGGTCACCTGCTGGTCGAGGTGCCGCGCGACGCGGACGTCCGCGAGATCGCCGAGGCGCTGAAGTTCGTCTACGAGGACACGGAACTCGAGGCCCGGCGGGAGGTGGACCACCCCGTCAGGACGGCCGTCGAGCGGCGCAAACGCGTCCTCGATCAGCTCACGGAGCGACAGCTCACGACCCTGCGTCTCGCCTACTACGGCGGCTTCTTCGACTGGCCCCGGGAGAGCACGGGCGAGGATATCGCGGAGGCGATGGACGTTTCTCCGCCGACGATGCACCAGCACCTCCGGAAGGGGATGAAGACGGTTCTCGGCGAGTTTTTCGAAGAAAGCAGCGGAACGATGTGA
- the hutH gene encoding histidine ammonia-lyase, whose product MTVVVDGESLTPEDVVAVAREGARIEVSEDARERIEESRARVEDVIESGEPVYGLNTGFGELVDERIPPEEIEQLQLNLLRSHAAGAGRDLSREEVRAMMVARINALVKGYSGIRETVVDHLVAMCNEGVHPVVRSRGSLGASGDLAPLAHMSLVLVGEGEAVVDRTRGESTDESRAERLSGADALAEIGLEPLSLKPKEGLALINGTQLTVGLAALAVVDGERLVRGADAAGALTVETTLGTTATADPAIHEVRPHSGQLQSAAAIRDLTAGSEIVEAHRNCDRVQDAYSLRCLPQVHGAVRDALAHLREAVEIELNSATDNPLVFAGGRVDERASGTDDAAILSGGNFHGAPLALRLEYARLALTDLAAISERRIDRLLNPNLQEPHLPPFLAADSGVESGYMIAQYTAAALVNELRSLGAASADNTPVSGGQEDHVSMSAQSALHARTAVENATQVVAAELVCAAQAAEYADDAFDADEPLSLGVGTAAVCDLVREVIPSLEADRPVHTDVDRVAALLARGLVDETLERAVDGSSVPGAGE is encoded by the coding sequence ATGACGGTCGTCGTCGACGGCGAGTCGCTCACCCCGGAGGACGTCGTCGCGGTCGCGCGAGAGGGCGCCCGGATCGAGGTATCCGAGGACGCCAGGGAGCGAATCGAGGAGTCGCGCGCCCGGGTCGAGGACGTCATCGAGAGCGGCGAGCCCGTCTACGGGCTCAACACCGGCTTCGGCGAACTGGTCGACGAGCGCATTCCGCCCGAGGAGATCGAGCAGCTCCAGCTCAACCTGCTGCGAAGTCACGCGGCCGGCGCGGGACGCGACCTCTCGCGCGAGGAGGTCCGCGCCATGATGGTCGCCCGGATCAATGCCCTCGTCAAGGGCTACTCGGGCATCCGCGAGACCGTCGTCGACCACCTCGTCGCGATGTGCAACGAGGGCGTCCATCCCGTCGTCAGATCCCGGGGAAGCCTCGGCGCCAGCGGCGACCTCGCGCCGCTCGCGCACATGTCGCTGGTGCTCGTCGGCGAGGGCGAGGCCGTCGTCGACCGAACTCGCGGGGAATCGACGGACGAGTCGCGGGCCGAACGACTGTCTGGCGCGGACGCGCTCGCCGAGATCGGCCTCGAGCCCCTTTCCCTGAAACCCAAGGAGGGACTCGCGCTCATCAACGGCACCCAGCTGACGGTCGGGCTCGCGGCGCTCGCGGTCGTCGACGGCGAACGGCTCGTCCGCGGAGCCGACGCGGCGGGCGCGCTGACCGTCGAGACGACGCTCGGGACGACGGCCACCGCCGATCCGGCGATCCACGAGGTGCGCCCGCACTCGGGTCAACTCCAGAGCGCCGCGGCGATCCGCGACCTCACCGCGGGCAGCGAGATCGTCGAGGCCCACCGCAACTGCGATCGCGTGCAGGACGCCTACTCGCTGCGCTGTCTCCCGCAGGTCCACGGCGCCGTCCGGGACGCGCTAGCGCACCTTCGGGAGGCCGTCGAGATCGAACTCAACAGCGCGACGGACAATCCGCTCGTCTTCGCCGGCGGCCGCGTCGACGAGCGCGCCTCGGGGACCGACGACGCCGCGATCCTCTCCGGCGGTAACTTCCACGGGGCGCCGCTGGCGCTGCGACTCGAGTACGCTCGCCTCGCGCTGACGGATCTCGCGGCGATTTCGGAGCGCCGGATCGATCGGTTGCTGAACCCGAACCTGCAGGAGCCCCACCTGCCGCCGTTTCTCGCCGCCGACAGCGGCGTCGAGTCGGGCTACATGATCGCCCAGTACACGGCCGCCGCGCTGGTCAACGAACTCCGGTCGCTCGGGGCCGCGTCGGCGGACAACACGCCGGTCAGCGGCGGCCAGGAGGATCACGTCAGCATGAGCGCCCAGTCGGCGCTTCACGCCCGCACCGCCGTCGAAAACGCCACGCAGGTCGTCGCCGCCGAACTCGTCTGTGCGGCCCAGGCCGCCGAGTACGCCGACGACGCCTTCGACGCCGACGAGCCCCTGTCGCTCGGCGTCGGCACCGCGGCCGTCTGCGACCTGGTTCGCGAGGTCATCCCGTCGCTCGAGGCGGATCGACCGGTCCACACGGACGTCGACCGGGTCGCCGCCCTCCTCGCGCGGGGACTGGTCGACGAGACGCTCGAGCGCGCCGTCGACGGGTCGAGCGTTCCCGGGGCGGGGGAGTGA
- the hutI gene encoding imidazolonepropionase has product MSETAGCVVFDVGELVVGPSEGDGPLEIREDAAIAAVDGEVVAVGSSEDVTREYPPENAETAIDAEGRAVVPGFVDPHTHAVFAGDRSDEFEAKLRGKTYQEILEEGGGILRTVRATREASDERLLANCRGHLETMLAHGTTTVEVKSGYGLDTETELRLLEAVDRADDAQPVDLVATFMGAHAVPEEQDAEGYVDAVVEDQLPAVADQGIARFCDVFCEEGVFDVEQSRRVLEAGAEYGLRPKVHAEEFTRLGGTQLAADLEAASADHLLFATEDDVDALVDAGVVPVLLPGTAFGLGEEYADARTFLEAGAPVALATDFNPNCHSRSMGFTQTLGAVEMGMTPAEALLAATHDAALALDLEDGTGTLREGASADAVVLEASSYVHVAYRFDTSAVDTVLKAGEVVHG; this is encoded by the coding sequence ATGAGCGAGACCGCCGGCTGCGTCGTTTTCGACGTCGGCGAACTCGTCGTCGGTCCGAGCGAGGGAGACGGGCCGCTCGAGATCCGCGAGGACGCCGCGATCGCCGCGGTCGACGGCGAGGTCGTCGCCGTCGGTTCGAGCGAGGACGTAACCCGCGAGTATCCGCCCGAGAACGCCGAGACGGCGATCGACGCCGAAGGACGGGCGGTCGTTCCCGGCTTCGTCGATCCGCACACCCACGCGGTCTTCGCAGGAGATCGATCCGACGAGTTCGAGGCCAAGCTCCGCGGGAAGACGTACCAGGAGATCCTCGAGGAGGGCGGCGGCATCCTCCGAACCGTCCGGGCGACCCGCGAGGCGAGCGACGAGCGCCTGCTCGCGAACTGTCGCGGCCACCTCGAGACCATGCTCGCGCACGGGACGACCACGGTCGAAGTCAAGTCGGGGTACGGACTGGATACCGAGACCGAACTCCGGTTGCTCGAGGCCGTCGACCGCGCGGACGACGCTCAGCCGGTCGATCTCGTGGCGACGTTCATGGGCGCCCACGCGGTCCCCGAAGAGCAGGACGCCGAGGGGTACGTCGACGCCGTGGTCGAAGATCAGCTCCCGGCGGTCGCCGACCAGGGGATCGCCCGCTTTTGCGACGTCTTCTGCGAGGAGGGCGTCTTCGACGTCGAGCAGTCGAGGCGGGTGCTCGAGGCCGGCGCGGAGTACGGCCTACGGCCGAAGGTCCACGCCGAGGAGTTCACCCGCCTCGGGGGGACGCAGCTCGCGGCCGACCTCGAGGCCGCGAGCGCCGACCACCTGCTCTTCGCGACCGAGGACGACGTCGACGCGCTCGTCGACGCCGGCGTCGTCCCCGTCCTGTTGCCGGGCACCGCGTTCGGACTCGGCGAGGAGTACGCCGACGCGCGAACGTTCCTCGAGGCGGGCGCGCCGGTCGCCCTCGCGACCGACTTCAACCCCAACTGTCACTCGCGTAGCATGGGGTTCACGCAAACGCTCGGCGCGGTCGAGATGGGGATGACGCCGGCCGAAGCGCTGCTCGCGGCGACGCACGACGCGGCGCTGGCGCTCGACCTCGAGGACGGAACCGGCACGCTTCGGGAGGGCGCCTCGGCGGACGCCGTCGTGCTCGAGGCGTCGTCGTACGTCCACGTCGCCTACCGGTTCGACACGTCGGCCGTCGATACGGTGCTCAAGGCGGGCGAGGTGGTGCACGGATGA
- the hutG gene encoding formimidoylglutamase translates to MSADDRERTDGGDASRFATHPVWETTGGWDELARGGDPNDELFGRVVERVDLESLDAAAATAVLVGEPYDGAVIGRKGAREAPPAIRRSLARTKTHHFDGGPLGGVADLGDARSLVERLETDAVDESVADVQADLEETTRLVHEIDALPIFLGGDNSLTYPNVAPLLREGSVGVINLDAHLDVREADHDATSGTPYRQLLENGLDGYACVGARHFETSTAYHEHLRERGGEVVTSEEVGDDVVEAADRALESMGDVDRLYVSVDCDVLDASAAPGVSAPTPGGLTTRELFRLLRLLASDDRIAGFEVVECAPPLDREGLTTDAAARAIAHFLAGYREGRR, encoded by the coding sequence ATGAGCGCTGACGATCGAGAGCGAACCGACGGCGGCGATGCGAGCCGATTTGCGACGCATCCGGTCTGGGAGACGACGGGCGGCTGGGACGAACTCGCACGCGGCGGCGACCCGAACGACGAACTGTTCGGCCGCGTCGTCGAACGGGTCGACCTCGAGTCCCTCGACGCCGCGGCCGCGACCGCCGTTCTCGTCGGCGAACCGTACGACGGCGCGGTCATCGGACGGAAAGGCGCGCGGGAAGCGCCGCCCGCAATCAGACGGTCGCTCGCGCGAACCAAGACCCACCACTTCGACGGCGGTCCGCTCGGCGGCGTCGCCGACCTCGGCGACGCGCGCTCGCTCGTCGAGCGCCTCGAGACCGACGCCGTCGACGAATCGGTCGCGGACGTCCAGGCCGACCTCGAGGAGACGACCCGGCTCGTCCACGAGATCGACGCGCTGCCGATCTTCCTCGGCGGCGACAACTCGCTCACGTACCCGAACGTCGCGCCGCTGCTTCGCGAGGGATCGGTCGGCGTGATCAACCTCGACGCCCACCTCGACGTTCGCGAGGCCGACCACGACGCGACGAGCGGGACGCCGTACCGACAGCTCCTCGAGAACGGTCTCGACGGCTACGCCTGCGTCGGCGCCCGACACTTCGAGACCTCGACGGCGTACCACGAGCACCTCCGCGAGCGCGGCGGCGAGGTCGTCACGAGCGAGGAGGTCGGCGACGACGTCGTCGAGGCCGCGGACCGCGCGCTCGAGTCGATGGGCGACGTCGACCGGCTCTACGTCAGCGTCGACTGCGACGTCCTGGACGCGAGCGCCGCACCCGGCGTGAGCGCGCCGACGCCCGGCGGGCTGACGACGCGGGAGCTGTTCCGGCTGCTGCGGCTGCTCGCGAGCGACGACCGGATCGCCGGCTTCGAGGTCGTCGAGTGCGCCCCGCCGCTCGATCGCGAGGGGCTGACGACGGACGCGGCGGCGCGCGCGATCGCCCACTTCCTGGCCGGCTACCGGGAGGGACGACGATGA